A window of Mucilaginibacter paludis DSM 18603 contains these coding sequences:
- a CDS encoding MATE family efflux transporter: MLIPMMSWFKQKKYLQSSLIRNSAWGIIANVLQLAFVFVFFAIVARRYNTGDFARFLISNTVYQLVAAFSSMGLGQWFIRQYATEDDKLAFTGKFLKTQIGLGALFYLVNTVAAFLIYPDGQIRILCIVLGTNIVFDNLINAIKSLNIAENEQRKTASILVIDGFLKLLVGCLLFIYPFTVVVLAVLMIVVRLFTLSLFIKLGSSSRINLKLLWFAEISLGDIKLLIIKNWQFIVIGSISIIYWKIGNIIISKLLTLHHVADYEIAFRIFSVLQIMPVVASATIYPRFITYFNNNDKQGLIRLYKNVFLIYSIFAVLSYAFIYTFSGFIIPLAFGKGYPGAVLCLQQMFLTFLLLPTVLLQANLIVAIGLEKLDMWFNVASLIINVAGCLIGLYFIKELMVVNYAVFISFIVFHILQDIILIRKGFMTVKHCLLFYLALLITVCCCQYFTVHINPVAFFIAFFAVIALPGSLLLFFRKKELSS, from the coding sequence ATGTTGATACCTATGATGAGCTGGTTTAAACAAAAAAAGTATTTGCAGTCGTCGCTTATTCGAAACAGCGCTTGGGGTATTATTGCCAATGTATTGCAGCTGGCTTTTGTATTTGTGTTTTTTGCGATAGTAGCGCGTAGATACAATACCGGCGATTTTGCCAGATTTCTGATCTCTAACACAGTATATCAATTAGTGGCGGCATTTTCATCCATGGGCCTCGGCCAGTGGTTTATACGCCAATATGCAACCGAAGATGATAAATTGGCCTTTACAGGTAAGTTTTTAAAAACACAAATAGGCTTAGGCGCATTATTTTACCTGGTTAATACGGTAGCCGCCTTTTTAATTTATCCCGACGGCCAGATCAGGATACTGTGCATTGTTTTAGGTACCAATATCGTGTTTGATAACCTGATCAATGCCATCAAAAGCTTAAATATCGCAGAGAACGAACAACGTAAAACGGCATCTATCCTGGTGATAGATGGTTTTTTAAAATTACTGGTAGGATGCTTACTCTTTATTTACCCTTTTACGGTGGTGGTACTGGCCGTTTTGATGATTGTGGTCAGGCTGTTCACTTTAAGCTTATTTATTAAGCTGGGCTCATCCAGCCGTATCAATTTAAAGTTATTATGGTTTGCGGAAATTTCTTTGGGGGATATTAAATTGCTGATTATTAAGAACTGGCAATTCATAGTTATCGGAAGCATCTCCATCATTTACTGGAAAATTGGAAATATCATCATATCAAAACTGCTAACACTTCATCATGTTGCCGACTATGAGATCGCTTTCCGTATTTTTTCTGTTTTGCAGATTATGCCAGTAGTGGCATCGGCAACCATCTATCCGCGGTTTATCACGTATTTTAACAATAACGACAAGCAAGGATTAATTAGACTGTATAAAAACGTATTTTTAATTTATTCCATTTTTGCGGTACTATCTTACGCCTTTATCTACACTTTTTCGGGTTTTATTATTCCTTTAGCGTTCGGAAAAGGTTATCCTGGGGCGGTGCTGTGTTTACAGCAAATGTTTTTGACGTTTTTGTTGTTGCCAACCGTATTACTACAAGCCAACCTGATAGTTGCTATTGGCCTTGAAAAGCTGGATATGTGGTTTAATGTAGCCAGCCTGATCATTAATGTAGCTGGCTGCCTTATCGGCTTGTATTTTATAAAGGAGTTGATGGTTGTTAACTACGCCGTTTTCATATCTTTCATTGTATTCCACATTTTGCAGGATATCATATTGATCAGAAAGGGGTTTATGACAGTTAAGCATTGCCTGTTATTTTACCTTGCGCTGCTTATCACCGTATGCTGTTGCCAGTATTTTACCGTGCATATTAATCCCGTGGCTTTTTTTATTGCTTTTTTTGCAGTAATAGCCTTACCCGGTTCACTCCTGTTGTTTTTTCGTAAAAAGGAGCTTTCATCATGA
- a CDS encoding right-handed parallel beta-helix repeat-containing protein: MKSLLLFLLLLSANHLFATRFYVSSGKGNEKFNGLSPYQPKKNIQDAANLTKPGDTVFVMDGTYLNPCKTCNVLDIPKSGKNGKYVVYINYPGEHPKIKFNGWAGISVKNGVSYVKITGFEIIGNNARVTLRKALTQPKSCANPKGTFDPAYNGNAIVIESTKNRHSHHIIVSKNIIHDCGGGGIGVSHADYITVEENIVYNTSWYTVFGTSAISFYQFWNYDRTSGYHNFIRRNKCYNNKALVPWIKMCKIYDGNGIIVDDFRNKQNGSKLKEYQGRTLIENNICWFNGGTGIHAFQSDHIDIINNTAYCNSRNKEFNPGQILSGLGNDVKIINNILVADSVSVINSNYLNTNLIYQNNLHYNITFPDKAKAGISTSSCITGVNPAFINPANNLYANFKLQPKSPAVRRANVTTYSKVDFEGRRRRVEQPTDIGAYQQY; this comes from the coding sequence ATGAAATCCTTGCTATTATTTTTACTTTTACTATCTGCCAATCATTTGTTTGCCACCCGTTTCTACGTAAGCTCCGGCAAAGGGAATGAGAAGTTTAACGGGCTAAGCCCTTATCAGCCCAAAAAAAACATACAAGATGCAGCTAACTTAACCAAGCCTGGCGATACTGTTTTTGTAATGGATGGTACTTATTTAAATCCGTGCAAAACATGTAACGTATTGGATATACCCAAAAGCGGTAAAAATGGCAAATATGTGGTTTACATCAATTATCCGGGCGAACACCCTAAAATTAAGTTTAACGGATGGGCCGGCATATCTGTTAAAAATGGCGTTAGTTATGTTAAAATAACAGGTTTTGAAATCATAGGCAATAATGCCAGGGTTACCCTCCGGAAAGCCTTAACACAACCTAAGAGCTGTGCAAACCCCAAAGGAACTTTTGATCCCGCTTACAATGGCAACGCTATAGTTATAGAAAGTACTAAGAACCGGCATTCTCATCATATCATCGTCTCCAAAAACATCATTCATGATTGTGGAGGAGGCGGAATAGGCGTTTCTCATGCCGACTACATCACGGTTGAAGAAAACATTGTTTATAATACAAGTTGGTATACCGTATTCGGCACCAGCGCGATCTCATTTTATCAGTTCTGGAATTACGACCGCACCAGTGGCTACCATAACTTTATCAGGAGAAACAAATGTTATAATAATAAGGCACTTGTTCCGTGGATAAAAATGTGTAAGATTTACGATGGCAATGGAATTATAGTTGACGATTTCAGGAACAAACAAAATGGATCAAAATTAAAAGAGTACCAGGGCAGAACATTGATTGAAAACAACATATGCTGGTTTAACGGGGGTACAGGAATACATGCTTTTCAAAGCGACCATATCGATATTATTAACAACACAGCCTATTGCAATTCCCGCAATAAAGAGTTTAATCCCGGGCAAATTTTGTCGGGCTTGGGGAATGATGTTAAAATTATTAATAACATTCTCGTTGCAGACTCGGTATCTGTTATCAATTCAAATTACTTAAATACCAATTTAATTTACCAAAACAACCTGCATTATAATATAACTTTTCCTGATAAAGCTAAAGCGGGCATATCAACCTCGTCGTGTATTACGGGTGTTAACCCTGCGTTTATCAATCCGGCTAACAACCTATACGCTAATTTTAAACTTCAGCCTAAAAGCCCGGCTGTCCGAAGGGCGAATGTAACAACCTATAGTAAAGTTGATTTTGAGGGACGCAGACGACGGGTGGAGCAACCTACAGATATAGGCGCTTATCAACAATATTGA
- a CDS encoding O-antigen ligase family protein, whose amino-acid sequence MFDKLIFILPVITLFAFLLNVFYRGNTVQSCLLFVLSLLPLMDLKITNEAWGGFKTFDAISFYCLIFLLKDFVTINLESRNNFYFLLFALLMVVILLGGLASEFPERTYLNLVKTLPVFIFGRFLILECCKDPDFHDQVIRALKVSYLTALSFLFMQWIIGLRFTFYPSLSPNTVDPVFHIIRYPGVFYDSQGSGQYLAMGSFLFLYVKENATRQSRWLSYLVFVLAVIGINIAGSRAAFGGFAIGLVMAFFMVAKNYRLLGLACLAVAYLVFTSISIHNGVFDRSKNLSEDLVFRQSIWSEAYDIAQKHQLLGIGSGNYQNYVIRHAQSQYLEVEDGQLVYFDQPENGYLKIMVELGFTGFAIFCLFLIVPLFKGLIFFIKGLVDKRVAYLMASLISWGIAFNTVYSIYDYRILLMVACMVILIITYPLKNVDTYDELV is encoded by the coding sequence ATGTTCGATAAATTGATTTTTATTTTACCTGTAATAACGCTTTTTGCCTTTTTGCTTAACGTTTTTTATAGAGGTAATACAGTACAATCATGCTTGTTATTTGTTCTGTCGTTATTGCCTTTAATGGACTTGAAAATTACCAATGAAGCTTGGGGTGGGTTTAAAACATTTGATGCGATTAGCTTTTATTGCCTGATTTTTTTGCTGAAGGATTTTGTAACAATTAATTTGGAAAGCAGGAACAATTTTTATTTCCTGCTCTTTGCCTTGCTGATGGTTGTTATTTTACTGGGTGGCCTGGCATCAGAATTTCCTGAACGAACCTATTTGAATCTGGTTAAAACCTTACCCGTTTTTATTTTTGGGCGATTTTTAATACTGGAGTGTTGCAAGGATCCGGATTTTCATGATCAAGTTATTCGTGCGCTTAAGGTTAGCTATTTAACAGCGTTGTCGTTTTTGTTTATGCAATGGATAATTGGTTTGCGTTTTACTTTTTATCCCAGTTTAAGCCCCAACACTGTCGATCCTGTTTTTCATATCATCCGGTATCCCGGCGTTTTTTACGATTCGCAGGGTAGTGGCCAATACCTGGCCATGGGGAGCTTTTTGTTTTTGTATGTAAAAGAAAATGCAACACGGCAAAGTAGATGGTTAAGTTACCTGGTTTTTGTACTGGCCGTTATAGGTATTAACATTGCAGGGAGCCGCGCCGCCTTTGGTGGTTTTGCTATAGGTTTGGTTATGGCATTCTTTATGGTAGCAAAAAACTACAGGCTTTTGGGGCTGGCATGCCTGGCTGTAGCTTACCTGGTTTTTACAAGCATTTCAATACATAACGGCGTGTTCGATAGGTCGAAGAATTTATCTGAAGATCTGGTTTTTCGTCAAAGTATCTGGAGCGAAGCTTATGATATCGCCCAAAAGCATCAACTCCTTGGTATTGGATCCGGTAATTATCAAAATTACGTTATCAGACATGCACAAAGCCAATACCTGGAAGTTGAGGACGGTCAGCTGGTGTACTTTGATCAGCCGGAAAACGGCTATCTTAAAATTATGGTTGAATTGGGTTTCACCGGGTTCGCCATTTTTTGCCTGTTTTTAATTGTTCCCTTATTTAAAGGGTTGATATTTTTCATCAAGGGGCTGGTTGATAAGCGTGTGGCATATTTAATGGCATCACTTATCAGTTGGGGTATTGCCTTTAATACAGTTTATTCCATTTATGATTACCGCATTCTGCTGATGGTTGCATGTATGGTTATTTTAATCATAACCTATCCGCTTAAAAATGTTGATACCTATGATGAGCTGGTTTAA
- a CDS encoding GumC family protein, translating into MNVRQTGGNKTVLTQQFTDLRFILAKYLYHWPLFVLGLVIAMAGAYVYLAVVNPAFEISATILVKDEKKSPQEKSALPELEQSTSPKNAEAEIEILRSKKLVGRVVDTLHLWVDYSTKTGLKATDLYKTSPVEIVFSQPLSLSKSQKFQIVIKDGKSFEMENMAGQKQTFLFNQVVKSAFGSWTLKPTAYLNQFIGAGLTIKLQDPEVVTNNYLKTLDVHLLDKLAPTIGLFLVDEVPQRGKDFLNRLVEAYNEAASDEEKRTTRSTIEFIDNRLSSLTGELNHAEKQVEGYRSSQGLTDISSQTKVYLENVQSNDAQLNEVNVQLNVIDGIERYVNSPSVNASAPATIGITDPALNSLIEKLSRLQLQKSALLATTPEGNPVFEPINQQIALTRSSIKETVKGIKSALLNSKKELQSVNHKTESSIKDIPVLERQFVGMKRQQSIKENLYIYLLQKREELALSYASTFSDARIVDQANTGDVKWPKTSLVVAIALLCGIGLPFFIIYFRDSIGNKITDRRDIEAVLDVPILGELSYEEVKNEVIVITNKQRLIGEQFRALRTNLNYLHQNTRGAIEPDGSLKTGKRGRVTLLTSSVSKEGKSFVSANLAASFAASGGKTVILEMDLRKPKISVAFNLPSNHPGISEFLSSEVTVDSIIQTPGNIPNLDIIGSGEIPAAPSELLESDRLVVLIAELKERYDNIIIDTAPLHLVTDAMIIAKVADVSLYLIMQGYTDKDELKFIREIYESDKLPNMSIVFNGIKRNKYGYGYHYDNSYYNEGPAESKFTWKQIASRL; encoded by the coding sequence ATGAATGTTAGGCAAACCGGGGGCAATAAAACTGTCCTCACCCAACAATTTACAGATCTGCGGTTCATATTAGCTAAATATCTTTATCACTGGCCTCTTTTTGTACTTGGCCTGGTGATAGCAATGGCAGGTGCTTATGTTTATCTCGCTGTGGTTAATCCTGCTTTTGAAATAAGCGCTACAATATTGGTTAAGGACGAAAAAAAATCCCCCCAGGAAAAATCGGCATTACCGGAGCTTGAACAATCCACCTCTCCCAAAAATGCAGAGGCAGAGATTGAAATACTAAGATCAAAAAAATTGGTAGGCCGGGTAGTAGATACCTTGCATTTATGGGTTGATTACAGTACTAAAACCGGGCTGAAGGCCACCGATCTTTACAAAACTTCGCCTGTTGAAATTGTTTTTTCGCAACCGCTTTCGTTATCAAAAAGCCAAAAGTTTCAAATCGTTATCAAAGATGGTAAGTCTTTTGAGATGGAGAACATGGCCGGACAAAAACAAACTTTTTTGTTTAACCAGGTTGTGAAAAGTGCATTTGGAAGTTGGACCCTTAAACCTACCGCCTATTTAAATCAATTTATTGGCGCCGGGTTGACTATTAAATTACAGGATCCGGAGGTGGTTACCAATAATTACCTGAAAACGCTCGACGTACACTTATTGGATAAGTTAGCGCCTACTATAGGTTTATTTTTGGTTGACGAGGTGCCACAAAGAGGCAAGGATTTTTTAAATCGGCTGGTGGAAGCCTATAACGAAGCTGCTTCTGATGAAGAGAAACGTACCACCAGGAGCACTATCGAATTTATTGACAATAGGCTTTCATCTTTAACCGGCGAACTTAACCATGCAGAGAAGCAAGTTGAAGGCTACAGAAGCAGTCAGGGATTAACTGATATCAGCTCGCAAACTAAAGTGTACCTTGAGAATGTGCAAAGTAACGATGCCCAGCTGAACGAAGTTAACGTACAGCTAAATGTGATTGATGGGATAGAGCGTTATGTAAATTCGCCGTCTGTTAATGCCAGCGCGCCTGCAACCATTGGTATCACAGACCCGGCTTTGAACAGCCTGATTGAAAAGCTATCCAGGTTACAGCTCCAGAAAAGTGCTTTGTTGGCTACTACCCCCGAAGGGAATCCCGTTTTTGAGCCTATAAACCAGCAAATTGCCCTAACGCGGTCGTCTATCAAAGAAACCGTTAAAGGAATTAAGTCGGCACTGTTAAATTCAAAAAAAGAGCTTCAATCGGTCAATCATAAAACGGAATCATCTATTAAAGATATACCCGTGCTGGAACGCCAGTTTGTTGGCATGAAACGGCAGCAATCTATTAAAGAAAACCTGTATATCTATTTACTGCAAAAGCGCGAGGAGCTTGCGTTAAGTTATGCTTCCACCTTCTCTGACGCCCGGATTGTTGACCAGGCTAATACCGGCGATGTGAAATGGCCCAAAACTTCATTGGTTGTAGCCATAGCACTGTTGTGTGGTATCGGTTTGCCTTTTTTTATCATCTATTTCAGAGACTCCATAGGTAATAAAATTACCGACAGGAGGGATATAGAAGCTGTATTGGATGTTCCTATATTGGGAGAGCTTTCATACGAGGAGGTGAAAAACGAAGTGATCGTGATCACCAATAAGCAACGTTTAATTGGAGAACAATTTAGGGCCCTGCGAACCAATCTTAATTATCTGCATCAAAATACAAGGGGAGCGATTGAACCTGATGGAAGTTTAAAAACAGGCAAACGCGGAAGAGTGACCTTGTTAACATCCAGTGTATCTAAAGAAGGGAAAAGCTTTGTGAGCGCTAACCTTGCTGCATCTTTTGCTGCATCTGGCGGAAAAACTGTGATTTTGGAAATGGATCTCCGCAAGCCTAAAATAAGTGTTGCTTTTAATTTGCCATCAAACCATCCAGGTATTTCGGAGTTTCTGTCGTCAGAGGTAACTGTTGATAGCATTATTCAAACGCCGGGTAATATTCCTAATCTGGATATTATCGGCAGTGGAGAAATTCCTGCTGCCCCATCTGAATTGCTTGAAAGCGATAGGCTGGTGGTGCTGATTGCAGAGTTAAAAGAAAGATACGATAATATCATCATAGATACAGCACCGCTCCATTTGGTTACTGATGCCATGATTATTGCCAAAGTAGCAGATGTTTCACTTTACCTGATTATGCAGGGCTACACAGATAAAGATGAGCTCAAGTTTATCAGGGAAATATATGAGTCGGACAAGCTGCCGAACATGAGTATCGTGTTTAACGGAATTAAACGTAATAAGTATGGCTATGGTTACCATTATGATAATAGTTATTATAACGAAGGGCCTGCAGAATCTAAATTTACCTGGAAGCAAATTGCAAGCAGGCTTTAA
- a CDS encoding polysaccharide biosynthesis/export family protein has translation MQFTTSPLIKSTKKVLLFLSVAVLMASCSSYRKTPYFQDLTRSQITTEDIKNLEAITIQPQDQLSISVTSLNQDAANVFTNNLQGAGTNSASPVYGYVVNQNGEITLPLVGTMKVSGLTPTQLSTNLQQQLLTYLSKPNVYVRIVNFKVAVMGDVMHPNVYNSPGERLTLTEALTLAGDLNITAKRDDILLVREVDGKRVFVPIDITSKKLFESPYFYLKPNDLIYVQPGKLKLATADTGYRNASLIISALSLIAISISLFTR, from the coding sequence ATGCAATTTACCACATCTCCCTTAATTAAATCCACAAAAAAAGTACTCCTTTTTTTATCCGTAGCCGTATTAATGGCATCATGTTCCAGCTACAGAAAGACTCCATATTTTCAGGATCTGACCAGGTCACAAATCACCACCGAGGATATAAAAAATCTTGAAGCTATAACAATACAGCCTCAAGATCAGCTATCTATTAGCGTAACCAGTTTAAACCAGGATGCGGCCAATGTATTTACAAACAATCTGCAAGGTGCCGGCACAAATTCTGCCAGCCCGGTTTATGGTTATGTTGTAAACCAAAATGGCGAAATTACTTTGCCGTTGGTTGGCACCATGAAAGTTTCAGGATTAACACCCACCCAGTTAAGCACCAACTTGCAACAACAATTGCTAACTTACCTGAGCAAGCCCAACGTGTATGTTAGAATAGTTAATTTTAAAGTTGCTGTAATGGGCGATGTTATGCATCCCAATGTTTACAATAGCCCGGGTGAGCGGCTTACACTTACAGAAGCTTTAACCTTGGCCGGAGATTTAAATATTACCGCCAAGCGGGATGATATTCTGTTGGTGAGGGAAGTAGACGGAAAAAGGGTTTTTGTTCCGATTGATATTACCTCTAAAAAATTGTTTGAGTCGCCGTATTTCTATCTTAAACCTAACGATTTAATCTATGTGCAACCAGGTAAGTTGAAGCTTGCCACAGCAGACACCGGATATCGTAACGCCAGCCTTATTATATCAGCACTTTCTCTAATCGCCATCTCTATTTCCTTATTTACCCGATAG